The stretch of DNA TCCCGGTATTGCAAAATGTAATATTGCCTTAATTATATTATTTTCGTAGTAAATACTTTTCGTATCCATTTTTATAAACCTCTTTAATCCTCATATCCATTTGGATTATTTAATTGCCATCTCCAACTGTCTTCACACATTTCTCTTATTCCATATTTAGCTTCCCAGCCAAGCTCTTCCTTTGCCTTAGTAGAATCAGCATAACATTCTGCAATATCTCCGCTTCTTCTTGGAGTAACTACATATTTTATCTTTTTACCTGTAACTTCTTCAAAATTTTTAATCATATCAAGAACACTATAACCTTCACCTGTTCCAAGATTATAGATTCTAACAGCTTTACTGTCTTCAAATTTTTTAATCGCCTTTATATGACCTAATGCTAAATCTAAAACATGAATATAATCCCTTACACCTGTTCCATCTTTTGTTTCATAGTCATCTCCAAAGACTCTAACATAATCCAATTTACCAACCGCTACTTGAGTTATATATGGAACTAAATTATTAGGAATTCCATTCGGATTTTCCCCTATTCTACCACTCTTATGAGCTCCAATCGGATTAAAATATCTAAGAAGAATAACATTCCATTCATTATCAGAAATATATAAATCTGTAAAAATTTCTTCTAAAAATAATTTTGTTCTTCCATAAGGATTAGTTACAGAAAGTGAAAAATCTTCTTTTATAGGAACTGACTTCGGCTTTCCATAAACAGTAGCAGAAGAGCTGAAAATTAAATTTTTTACATTAAATTCTCTCATAACTTCTATAAGTTTTATACTTCCGTTAATATTATTATCATAATATTCTATAGGTTTTTCAACAGATTCTCCAACAGCCTTAAGCCCTGCAAAGTGAATTACTCCATAAATATCATTTTCTGAAAAAATCTTTCTAAGTATTTCTTTGTCTCTAATATCACCTTTGTAGAACTTGAATTTTTTACCACTAAGCTCTTCAATTATCCTTAAAACTTTTTCGCTGGAGTTGTAAAAATTATCAATTATTACTACATCATATCCTTCATTTAAAAGTTCTATACAAGTATGAGAGCCAATATATCCGGCTCCTCCGGTAACTAAAATTTGTTTCATATTTATCTCCTATTTTATATTCTTGATTAATTCTCTACATCTAATTTCGTCTTTTTTTAATTGCTCTATCAGTTCCTCAACAGAATTAAACTTTATATTATCTCTTAATCTTTCTAAAAAGCAAAGTTCAATATCTTTCCCGTAAATATCCTTATCAAAATCAAATATATGCGATTCTATCGTGGATTTTTTGTTATCAAAAGTCGGATTATAACCGACACTTGAAAAACTGAAATATCCCTTTCCATCTACTATAGTTTTGGTAAAATAAACTCCCTCTTTTACCATAACATAATTAAAAGAAATCTCCAAGTTTGCTGTAGGATAGCCCAAATCTCTTCCTCTTTGAAAGCCCTGAGTTACTTTTCCCTTAATTGAAAAATTATCTCCCAACAAATCATTTGCCAATTCAATTTTTCCTGATTTTATGTATTCAATTATTTTTGTACTACTAATCTCAATATTATCATAGCGTAATTTATCAATAATGGTACAAGATAGACACTTTTCTTTCATATAAGACTTTATAAAATCAGTATTTCCTTCACGATTTTTTGAAAATTTATAATCTTCTCCAACCACAATATGTTTTATATTTAGATTGATAGTTAAAAAATCTAAAAATTCTTTCGGTGAAAGATTTTTAATTTTTTCAGAAAATTCAATACTAAAAACATAATCTATTTTAAAACTTTCAAGTTTATTTAATTTATCCTCAAAAGACATTATCCTACTTGCATTTTGATGAAAAATCAAATCTTTTGTATGATTTTCAAAAAGAAAAACTGCACTCTTATAACCTTTATCTAATTTTACATTATTTAATTCCAAAATCAATTTTTGATGTCCTCTATGAAAGCCATCAAAATTTCCTAGAGCTACAACAATGTCATCAAATTTAAAATCACTTTCCAAATTTAATTTAAAATGCTCCATAAAAACCTCTTATTTAATCCATATTTTACAATAATTATACAACAAAAAGTACTTAATTTCAATTTTAGAAATCGTAAGCCCTTTAAGTCTATAAAAAATCTTATTTTACCACATAAAAAAACACGTTCGTTTTGAACGCGTTCTCTCTATAATTTTTCTATCGCATCTAGTATATCTGTTAAGCAATCAGTATCTAGTTTTTCTGCTTCACCTTCATCAACCATTTCAGGTATTTTTTTATCAAGAGGAATTTTTGCAACATTTGTAAGTCCAAATTTTCTTGATATGTAAGGTAAGTCACTTTCACCAAATATATTTACTTCTTCATTACAGCAAGGACATTTAAAATAACTCATATTTTCAACTATTCCGATAATTGGAATATTCATCATTCTTGCCATCTTAACTGCTTTTTCAACAATCATAGAAACCAAATCTTGCGGTGATGTTACAATTATAATTCCATCTACAGGTAATGATTGAAAAACTGTTAGTGGAACATCACCTGTTCCCGGTGGCATATCTACAAACATATAATCCACATTTTCCCAAACTACATCTGTCCAAAATTGTTTTATAACTCCACCTATAACAGGTCCTCTCCAAATAACCGGATCCGTTTCTTTTTCAAGCAATAAATTTATACTCATTATTTTTATTCCGTTTTCAGTTCTACACGGAATAATTCCTCTTTCATCTATCTTTGCCTTGCTATCTATTCCAAATGATTTAGGTATTGATGGACCTGTAACATCGGCATCTAAAATTGCTACTTCCTTTTTTCTCTTCATCATTCCTGTTGCAAGCATCGAAGTTATTAAAGATTTACCAACTCCACCTTTACCACTTATAACACCAATAACTTTTTTTATATCACTGAATTGATTTTGATCAACTAATAAACTTTCAAACTCTTCTGATACTCCACAGCTTGATGCACTAGGGCATCCCGAGCATCCTCCTGAACTACAACTATCACTCATAATAACATCCTCCTATATTTTCAGTTCTTCAGAAATATACATTTTATAGTAAATTCCTTTTTTATCTAATAATTCTAAATGTGTTCCTTGTTCAAGAATATTTCCATTTTCAATTAAAACAATTTTATCACAATGCTTAATCGTTGATAATCTATGTGCAACAATAATAGATGTCTTTCCCTTTAAAATATCTTTCATTTTATTTTGAATTATTTTTTCAGTTTCAGTATCTATTGAAGAAGTTGCCTCATCCAATACTAATAATTTTGGATTCTTTATCAATGCTCTTGCAAAAGATATTAATTGTTTTTGTCCCCCTGATATATTATACCCCGTTTCTCCAATAACAGTATCTATCCCATTTGGCAACTTAGAAATAAATTCATCTATTCCAAGTAAATTACAAACTTTTAAAATTTCTTCATCCGTTGCATTTTCATTTCCAAATTTTATATTTTCCTTTATAGAAATAGAGAAAAGTTGTGGCTGTTGTAATACATATCCCAGATTATTGTACAAACAAGTTTTATCAATATTTCTATAATTTATCCCATCAAGATAAATGCCTCCTGAAGTAGGATTGTAAAATTTACAAATAAGATTAACTATTGTAGATTTTCCACTACCTGTACTACCTATAAACGCAACACTTTCTCCGTCTTTTATTTCAAAATTAAAATCTTTTAAAATTAATTTATCATCATCAAAATAATGAAAACTTACATTTTCAAATTTTATATTCCCTTCAAAATCCAAATCACTTTCCTCTTCTTCAAGAATTTCGTCTTCTTCATATAAAATTTGAAAAACTCTTTCAGCAGATGCTTGTGCAGATTTTAAATCAGTAAAAATTTGTGCCAACATTTTAAAAGGTTCAAAAATTTGAAAACTGTAAGTTAAAAAGCTCAAAAAAGCTCCATAAGTCATAACATTTCTCATAACTGAAATTGATGAAAAATTAAATGCAAAACCGACCCCAATACTTGCGACAAACATAACTGTAGGTACAAAAATAGCTGAAATAAGTATTGACAGCAAATTATATTTTCTATATTTTTCATTGTAAGCCTTAAACTCTTTTTTCTTTTTATCTTCAATTCCAAGTGCTTTGATAGTCTTTATATAACTTAATGATTCTGTATAACTTCTTATAATTTTTGAATTATAATCTCTTACTTTTCTTTGAAATTTCAAAATATTTTTTTGAAAGATTACAGTTACAATATAAATTGCAGGTAATATCAAAAACAACATCAGAGTCAATGTATAACTTAGATATAACATAATAGAAATAGAAATTAACAAAACAATTATGCTATGACAGGCATCTATAACTCCCCAGCTGAAAACTTCACTAAGTTTTTGAACATCCGAAGTTAATCTGGAAATTAGTTCTCCTGTTTCATACTTCTTTATATTTGTCAGAGAAAATTTCTCAATTCTCTCAAAAACCGACTTTCTTATTTCCTTTGAAACTTGATATTCAAGCTTCCCTCCAAAAACATAAAAACTGTAAATTGCAAGAGTTGATATTATTACGAGCGAGAAAAATCCAATTCCCGCAATAATAAATCCCTTTAAATTTTGCTTTGTTATAAAATCATCCGTTAATAATTTTATAGATAGAGGGACAACAGCTTGCAAAATTCCTGAAATTACAACTACAAACATCAGCATATAAAGTTTTTTGTATTCTATTTTATAAAATTTTATTAAATCTTTAAAAACATTTATATCTACAATTTTCTTTTTATTCATTGTTTACATCATATTCCTTACTTTGAATTTCATTTATTTTGCTATACATTCCATTTTTCTTAATCAACTCATTGTGTTTTCCACTTTCAACTATTTTCCCATCATCCATAACAATTATATTATCACAATTAGCTATAGTTGAAATTCTATGAGAAATAATAATAGAAGTAAATTTTCTATCCATAGATTTCAGTGCATTATTTATCTTTAAATCTGTATTCATATCAACAGCACTTAGGCTATCATCTAAAATCAATACTTCAAAAGGTTTTAACAAACCTCTGGCAATAGAAATTCTTTGCTTTTGTCCGCCGGAAAGATTTACACCATTATCTACTACTGTTGTTCTATATTTAGAAGAAAAATCCATAATTTCATTATGTATTGATGAAATCTCAGTTGCATTATAAACGGAACTTTCATCAATATCATCATTTACAATTTTTATATTGTCCAAAATTGACATATTAAAAAGTTCACTATCTTGCATAATCGCAGAAATTTTTTCTCTAATATATCTTTTATTTATTTCTTTTATATTTATACCGTCAATTAAAATTTCTCCACTTGTTGCTTCAAAAAATCCAAGTAATAGATAAACTATCATACTTTTTCCACTACCGGTAGATCCGATAATTCCTAGGCTTTCTCCTGAATTTAAAACAAAACTGATATTATCTAAAATAGTATTATTATTTATTTTTAAACTGACATTTTTAAATTCAATCTTTTCAGAAAAAGAAACATTTTTTATTCCATAATCATAATCTTCTTCCGGCAAATCCAAAACTTCGTAAATTCTTGAGATTGAAACACTTGCCCTTGCCATATCACTAAGTAATTGTCCCATTTGTCTGATAGGCCAAATAATCATATTAATATAGATAACAAAAGCAATTAAATCTCCAAAATTCATTTGTCCTGTAATGGTTTCATATCCTCCAACTACTAAAATAATTGCAAGTTGTAAGAAAGTTAAAAAGTCATTTACAGCCCTAAATCTTGCAAAAGTCTTCATAAAATTGTTTTGAGTTATATTAAATTCTTCATTTTTTTCTCTGAATAGATTTAAAATGTAATCTTCTCTATTAAAAGCCTTTATAACTCTTATATTAAATAGAGCCTCTTTTATAAAAACCATTAAATCACTTTCAGCTTCATCCGTCTTTTTAAAAATTTCGCCAATTTTTTTATAAAAAACAGATGACAAAATGGCAATTACAATACAAAGAGTTATACTTATTGTAGCAAGTTTTAAATTTATTAAAGACATAACAACTATTACCAAAACAATTGTTGCAATAGAACCAAAAGCATTAACAAGTTGAGCCGCAAAAAGTTTTCTTACAGTTTCAATATCAGAAGAACTTCTTTGAATTAAATCCCCTGTAGAATAATCATTCAAACATCTCATATCTAAATTTAAAAACTTATTATACATTTTTTCTTTTAAATTAAAAATTAAGTTTTCACAAGCAACATTAGAATAATAATTTCTCAAAAAAATAAAAATACAACTAATACCAGTTAAAATAACAATCACAAAAGCTAATATGTATATATTCTCTCTAAGATAATCTCTACCGCCAATAAGATTAACGACCTTCTTTAAAATATCATATTTATACTCCTTATTTCCAATTATTGAATCTACAGTAATCATAATTACGATAGGTGTAAGTCCTGAAAAAATTTGTATAAAAATTGTAGAAATCATAGAAAGAAAATAAGTCAATCTATTATTTTTTAAAACCTTCCAAAAAAGTCTAATTTCTTTCAACATATCACCTCATAAAATATCTACTTATATTTTAATCTAATTTAAGAAAAAAGGCAAATTTATTTGGATTTATAAAGTTTTTTTGTTATAATACTCTAAGAGGTGATTTTATGTGTACAACTTTTTCTATTCTTAGAAATGGAGAAACACTACTTGGAAGAACTATGGATTTAAGATCCTATCATAGATATGAATTTAAGTATTTTCCAAAAGATTTTAACTACGAAGAAGATGTCTTTGGAAATAAATTATATACTAAGTACAAAATAATGGGAGCAACTTTTAGAGATTATGACCATTTAATTGACGGAATAAACGAAAAAGGTCTTTTAGGATGTACCAACTCCTTTAGAAATGCAATAAATTTCAAAAAAGCACCTGTGGAATCAAAAATTAATTTAACATCTACAAAGATTTTAAATGTATTCTTGACAAATTGTGAAACGCTTGAAGACATAAAAAAACTTGCTCCAAAAATATATGTAATAGAAAAATCCCTTGTTGATGAAAACAACTATTCAAGACATTATCATTATATGTTTACAGACAAAAACAATAAAAGTTTAATTGTAGAAATTGAAGATGGATATTTAAAAGTTTATGAAAATAAATATAATATAATGACTAACAGTCCTAGCTTTACAAAACATATAAGAAATTTAGAAAAATATTTAGAAAAAAGAGAATTAAAAGGAAATATTTACACCCCTACAAAAAGATTTATAAGAGCATACATAGAATTGGAAAATTTAAAAACAAATAAATTTTCAGAAGATAACGAAAATATTTTATTTAATTCTTTAAAAAAATTTACGATTAGTAAAGAAGACTTAGAAAATCTTTCAGAAGAATCACAAAATATAACGCTTTACTATTCTATAACCAATTCAAAAACTTTAAAATATTATTTCAAATATACAAATTTAGAAAATATAAATTCTTTTTCATTTGACGATTTTAAAAATGAAAATAGCAAAGTTACAGTTCAATTTACTTAAAAAAGACTTTACGAGATGTAAAGTCTTACATTTTATTCAAATACTATCTTATAATTTTCTTTTATTTCTTTTGTTGTATTTAGAAGATCTATAATGATTTTCTTTGCAACTTCTTTTGACTGTTCAAAAACTCCACTTTCTCTTGCATCTTTTTCCGCATTTTCCTTACCGCTTTGAGTAAATTCAGAATAGTCTTTAACTTTAACTGGATTAAAAATAGAATTTTTCTCATCATAAACTTTTAAAGATTTTAAATCCAACTCATTTGATAATACTTTTGATTCAGGTAATGTGACCTTTATAGTTTTACTATTTTCATCAACATCAACCTTTGTTTCGGATAAGTCAATTCCTAATTTTAAAATTCCCGTATAACTTACTATAAAACTTGACTTTGTAAATGGTAACTTGATATTGAATAAAGTATTCCAATCTTCTCTACTGGCAATTTCTTTGTACTTATACTGTATAGTAGCCAATTCTTTTAATTCTTTAACCTGCACTCCAATAGTTTCATTAGTTATTTTAGGTTTCCCATTATCTGTTTTAAATAAAAAATAAGAAGCACCTATAACTAAAATTACAACTACTGCTACTGCGGATAGTTTTTTTAATAATTTCATTATTAAATAATCCTCCTAAACAAATAATAACGTAACCATTATATATATATATATGGGATGTCAAGTATTTTTCCTTTATTTTACTAAAAAATGACTTTACAAAATGTAAAGTCATTTTTGCTTATAATAAAAAAAGCGAACAAAATTAAATTTTATTCGCCATTTCCATTATTTTTTTGAATCTATGATTTACTCCCGATTTGCTAATTTTTAAAATATCCGCCAATTCCTTTAATGAAAAAGTAGGATTTTTCAATCTTAACTCGCATAGTTCAAGTAAATTTTTATCAATATTATTTTTACCATATCTTTTATAAACTTTGTTTATTGCATCAATTTGAGCAAAAGCGGTATTTAAAGTTTTATCCAGATTTGCTGTTTCACAATTTGTAAGTCTATTGGTATTATTCTTTATTTCCTTTATCATCTTCGTTTCCTCAAACTTGAATAAACTATTTACAGTTCCAATTAATGAAAGGAAGTCGGAAATCATTGTACTATCTTTTACATAGACGATGTATTGTCCTTTTTTTTCTAAACTTTTGGCTTTTATTCCAAACAGCTTTAAATATTTTATAACAAACTTAGCCAATTCATTGGAATTCAACGTAAATTCTAAGTGATAACTCCTGTCAGGATTTGCTATTGACCCGGCACCTAAAAAAATTCCACATAAAAAATTTTTAATGAAATTTCTACTTTTAGCTGAATCTTCATAAAGATTATCTTTCGGAA from Parvimonas micra encodes:
- a CDS encoding linear amide C-N hydrolase codes for the protein MCTTFSILRNGETLLGRTMDLRSYHRYEFKYFPKDFNYEEDVFGNKLYTKYKIMGATFRDYDHLIDGINEKGLLGCTNSFRNAINFKKAPVESKINLTSTKILNVFLTNCETLEDIKKLAPKIYVIEKSLVDENNYSRHYHYMFTDKNNKSLIVEIEDGYLKVYENKYNIMTNSPSFTKHIRNLEKYLEKRELKGNIYTPTKRFIRAYIELENLKTNKFSEDNENILFNSLKKFTISKEDLENLSEESQNITLYYSITNSKTLKYYFKYTNLENINSFSFDDFKNENSKVTVQFT
- the whiA gene encoding DNA-binding protein WhiA, encoding MAFSTELKNELSRREIVEKDSAISELSAFIRTNGTIVFSNFAFIIRFETTNNSIIRRIFKLFKFLYSYDGKIIVSKISNLRKNNVYKIVIEDEEISKKFLEDTFFSDLDSLFPKDNLYEDSAKSRNFIKNFLCGIFLGAGSIANPDRSYHLEFTLNSNELAKFVIKYLKLFGIKAKSLEKKGQYIVYVKDSTMISDFLSLIGTVNSLFKFEETKMIKEIKNNTNRLTNCETANLDKTLNTAFAQIDAINKVYKRYGKNNIDKNLLELCELRLKNPTFSLKELADILKISKSGVNHRFKKIMEMANKI
- a CDS encoding Mrp/NBP35 family ATP-binding protein, encoding MSDSCSSGGCSGCPSASSCGVSEEFESLLVDQNQFSDIKKVIGVISGKGGVGKSLITSMLATGMMKRKKEVAILDADVTGPSIPKSFGIDSKAKIDERGIIPCRTENGIKIMSINLLLEKETDPVIWRGPVIGGVIKQFWTDVVWENVDYMFVDMPPGTGDVPLTVFQSLPVDGIIIVTSPQDLVSMIVEKAVKMARMMNIPIIGIVENMSYFKCPCCNEEVNIFGESDLPYISRKFGLTNVAKIPLDKKIPEMVDEGEAEKLDTDCLTDILDAIEKL
- a CDS encoding ABC transporter ATP-binding protein, with translation MNKKKIVDINVFKDLIKFYKIEYKKLYMLMFVVVISGILQAVVPLSIKLLTDDFITKQNLKGFIIAGIGFFSLVIISTLAIYSFYVFGGKLEYQVSKEIRKSVFERIEKFSLTNIKKYETGELISRLTSDVQKLSEVFSWGVIDACHSIIVLLISISIMLYLSYTLTLMLFLILPAIYIVTVIFQKNILKFQRKVRDYNSKIIRSYTESLSYIKTIKALGIEDKKKKEFKAYNEKYRKYNLLSILISAIFVPTVMFVASIGVGFAFNFSSISVMRNVMTYGAFLSFLTYSFQIFEPFKMLAQIFTDLKSAQASAERVFQILYEEDEILEEEESDLDFEGNIKFENVSFHYFDDDKLILKDFNFEIKDGESVAFIGSTGSGKSTIVNLICKFYNPTSGGIYLDGINYRNIDKTCLYNNLGYVLQQPQLFSISIKENIKFGNENATDEEILKVCNLLGIDEFISKLPNGIDTVIGETGYNISGGQKQLISFARALIKNPKLLVLDEATSSIDTETEKIIQNKMKDILKGKTSIIVAHRLSTIKHCDKIVLIENGNILEQGTHLELLDKKGIYYKMYISEELKI
- a CDS encoding ABC transporter ATP-binding protein; protein product: MLKEIRLFWKVLKNNRLTYFLSMISTIFIQIFSGLTPIVIMITVDSIIGNKEYKYDILKKVVNLIGGRDYLRENIYILAFVIVILTGISCIFIFLRNYYSNVACENLIFNLKEKMYNKFLNLDMRCLNDYSTGDLIQRSSSDIETVRKLFAAQLVNAFGSIATIVLVIVVMSLINLKLATISITLCIVIAILSSVFYKKIGEIFKKTDEAESDLMVFIKEALFNIRVIKAFNREDYILNLFREKNEEFNITQNNFMKTFARFRAVNDFLTFLQLAIILVVGGYETITGQMNFGDLIAFVIYINMIIWPIRQMGQLLSDMARASVSISRIYEVLDLPEEDYDYGIKNVSFSEKIEFKNVSLKINNNTILDNISFVLNSGESLGIIGSTGSGKSMIVYLLLGFFEATSGEILIDGINIKEINKRYIREKISAIMQDSELFNMSILDNIKIVNDDIDESSVYNATEISSIHNEIMDFSSKYRTTVVDNGVNLSGGQKQRISIARGLLKPFEVLILDDSLSAVDMNTDLKINNALKSMDRKFTSIIISHRISTIANCDNIIVMDDGKIVESGKHNELIKKNGMYSKINEIQSKEYDVNNE
- a CDS encoding bifunctional riboflavin kinase/FAD synthetase; translation: MEHFKLNLESDFKFDDIVVALGNFDGFHRGHQKLILELNNVKLDKGYKSAVFLFENHTKDLIFHQNASRIMSFEDKLNKLESFKIDYVFSIEFSEKIKNLSPKEFLDFLTINLNIKHIVVGEDYKFSKNREGNTDFIKSYMKEKCLSCTIIDKLRYDNIEISSTKIIEYIKSGKIELANDLLGDNFSIKGKVTQGFQRGRDLGYPTANLEISFNYVMVKEGVYFTKTIVDGKGYFSFSSVGYNPTFDNKKSTIESHIFDFDKDIYGKDIELCFLERLRDNIKFNSVEELIEQLKKDEIRCRELIKNIK
- a CDS encoding DUF4230 domain-containing protein — its product is MKLLKKLSAVAVVVILVIGASYFLFKTDNGKPKITNETIGVQVKELKELATIQYKYKEIASREDWNTLFNIKLPFTKSSFIVSYTGILKLGIDLSETKVDVDENSKTIKVTLPESKVLSNELDLKSLKVYDEKNSIFNPVKVKDYSEFTQSGKENAEKDARESGVFEQSKEVAKKIIIDLLNTTKEIKENYKIVFE
- the galE gene encoding UDP-glucose 4-epimerase GalE, with the translated sequence MKQILVTGGAGYIGSHTCIELLNEGYDVVIIDNFYNSSEKVLRIIEELSGKKFKFYKGDIRDKEILRKIFSENDIYGVIHFAGLKAVGESVEKPIEYYDNNINGSIKLIEVMREFNVKNLIFSSSATVYGKPKSVPIKEDFSLSVTNPYGRTKLFLEEIFTDLYISDNEWNVILLRYFNPIGAHKSGRIGENPNGIPNNLVPYITQVAVGKLDYVRVFGDDYETKDGTGVRDYIHVLDLALGHIKAIKKFEDSKAVRIYNLGTGEGYSVLDMIKNFEEVTGKKIKYVVTPRRSGDIAECYADSTKAKEELGWEAKYGIREMCEDSWRWQLNNPNGYED